A window of Panicum virgatum strain AP13 chromosome 8K, P.virgatum_v5, whole genome shotgun sequence contains these coding sequences:
- the LOC120644316 gene encoding GDT1-like protein 3: MDPNPRAPLLLLAVVALALAASVVAAAEDDASGISLGRRAGGFLHGLKKDAVAEGDHGVALDEVGPGLFDALFASLSMILVSEIGDETFIIAALMAMRHPKSIVLSGALSALYVMTVLSTGLGRIVPNLISRKHTNSAATVLYLFFGLRLLYIAWKSDPKGSQKKEIEEVEEKLESGQGKSSVRRLFARFCTPIFLEAFILTFLAEWGDRSQIATIALATHKNAIGVAVGASLGHTVCTSLAVIGGSMLASKISQRTVATIGGVLFLGFSVSSYFYPPL, translated from the exons ATGGATCCGAACCCTAGagctcccctgctcctcctcgctgtcgtcgccctcgcgctcgccgcgtcCGTG GTGGCGGCCGCCGAGGACGACGCGTCGGGGATCTCGCTGGGACGTCGCGCCGGG GGGTTCTTGCACGGCCTGAAGAAggacgcggtggcggagggcgACCATGGGGTGGCGCTCGACGAGGTCGGCCCGGGGCTGTTCGACGCGCTCTTCGCCAGCCTCTCCATGATCCTAGTCAGCGAG ATTGGAGATGAAACCTTTATCATTGCTGCGCTGATGGCGATGCGACACCCCAAGTCGATTGTTCTGTCTGGTGCACTCTCTGCACTTTACGTGATGACA GTATTGTCAACTGGACTCGGTAGAATAGTGCCAAACTTGATATCAAGGAAGCACACAAATAGCGCTGCTACAG TTTTGTACTTGTTCTTTGGACTACGGTTGTTGTATATTGCTTGGAAGTCTGACCCAAAGGGATCTCAGAAGAAGGAAATTGAAGAA GTGGAAGAGAAGCTTGAGTCAGGTCAAGGAAAATCATCCGTTCGTAGGTTGTTTGCAAGATTTTGTACACCAATCTTTTTGGAG GCTTTCATCTTAACCTTTTTAGCCGAATGGGGCGATCGAAGCCAAATAGCAACAATCGCG CTTGCAACCCACAAGAATGCTATTGGAGTTGCAGTTGGAGCATCATTAGGGCACACAGTGTGCACATCTCTCGCAGTGATAGGAGGGAGCATGTTGGCATCAAagatttcgcaacgaacagtaGCGACAATTGGAGGCGTTCTCTTCTTGGGGTTTTCtgtttcatcctacttctacccTCCGTTGTGA